Proteins from a single region of Flavobacterium sp. YJ01:
- a CDS encoding GYDIA family GHMP kinase, producing the protein MKNTFYSNGKLFIAGEYLVLDGAEAFALPTKFGQDLVIEDLENKEIEWKSYDSNQHLWFEETLTFDEVIKGSDALIDTVKSTLVNILHEAYILNPKFIDNSNGYKVSTHLTFPRNWGLGTSSTLINNIAQWTEVNAFTLLNNSFGGSGYDIACAQNDTPVLYRVKDNFVEQVEFNPDFKEHIYFVYLNKKQNSKSAIYAYNNHKNNHLAQSVVQNNKITHAILNAKTLKEFASAVQKHEIHLSNILEMQTIKEAVFPDFNGVIKSLGAWGGDFVMVVSNENPKEYFAKKGYETILSYDEMILN; encoded by the coding sequence ATGAAAAATACCTTTTACAGTAACGGAAAACTTTTTATTGCAGGAGAATATCTAGTATTAGATGGCGCGGAAGCTTTTGCATTACCAACAAAATTTGGTCAGGATTTAGTAATTGAAGATCTTGAAAACAAAGAAATTGAATGGAAAAGTTATGATTCTAACCAGCATTTATGGTTCGAAGAAACTCTAACATTTGATGAAGTTATAAAAGGTTCCGACGCATTAATTGATACTGTAAAATCAACTCTCGTAAATATTCTGCATGAGGCTTATATTTTAAATCCAAAATTCATAGATAATTCAAATGGTTATAAAGTAAGTACTCATTTAACTTTTCCAAGAAATTGGGGATTAGGAACTTCGTCGACATTGATCAACAACATTGCGCAATGGACCGAAGTTAATGCTTTTACATTACTAAACAATAGTTTTGGAGGAAGCGGTTACGATATTGCTTGCGCGCAAAACGACACTCCAGTGTTGTATCGTGTTAAAGATAATTTTGTAGAACAAGTTGAATTTAATCCTGATTTTAAAGAGCATATTTATTTTGTTTATTTAAATAAAAAACAAAACAGCAAATCTGCCATATATGCTTATAACAACCACAAGAATAATCATTTAGCGCAAAGCGTTGTCCAGAATAATAAAATTACTCATGCCATCTTAAACGCCAAAACATTAAAAGAGTTTGCCTCAGCGGTTCAAAAACATGAAATTCATTTAAGCAATATTTTAGAAATGCAAACTATAAAAGAAGCTGTTTTTCCAGATTTTAATGGCGTTATAAAAAGTCTTGGCGCGTGGGGAGGTGATTTTGTAATGGTAGTTTCTAATGAAAATCCAAAAGAATATTTCGCAAAAAAAGGTTACGAAACAATTTTAAGCTACGACGAAATGATTTTAAATTAA
- a CDS encoding peptidylprolyl isomerase, whose product MAVLAKIRQRSALLIGVIALALFAFIIQDLIGKGTFSQSSKDVGSIDGKDISFEDFRIKVSNLEKSGQGITSTEAANRVWDQEVSIALLSSQFEKLGLRVGEKHLLEVLKSDPNIGKNPMFLNAAGIFDVVKFKDYFKANPEAAQFIAEKEKDAELNAKFQIYNTLIKSGLYTTASEGKLKYEMEANKVSFAFAAAPYSSIKDSEVKISDSEIVDYMKKNEKKFKADATREIQYVLVEDKPSKEDEAEIKGKLNALLSGSVVYNAKTGKNDTLPGFKNATNVAEFVNANSDVPYDSTYVPKNALPAIDADKLFSLPAGAIYGPYVYGKYYAISKSLGFKAGVNAKASHILIGYEGSQTPNQKEKRTKEEAKAKAEEILAQVQANPDSFMMLAFTSSDDSSAQQGGDLGYFGPNQMVKPFNDFVFSNGIGKVGLVETPFGFHVIKITDKQDGIRLATIAQKIEPSEATSDKVFTLATKFEMDAASKDFNAAAKELGLKVAAPVDAKAMDEAFGPLGNQRNIIRWAFDKETSTGDVKRFEIANIGHVIAQYKGENKSGLVSVTMARPYVEPILKNKKKAELLKAKMSGSNLDAIAKAVGVAVQQAADVTLDNPVLPGGVGQEPKVVGNAFALTANKVSAPIEGNTGVYVVKNIKTVKAPAIANHAAYVEKVKAQSANDATRVLPALKNNAKIEDNRLQFNY is encoded by the coding sequence ATGGCAGTTTTAGCAAAAATTAGACAGCGTTCCGCTTTATTGATAGGGGTTATTGCACTTGCATTATTTGCATTTATAATACAAGACTTAATCGGTAAAGGAACATTTAGTCAAAGTTCAAAAGATGTAGGAAGCATCGACGGAAAAGATATTTCATTTGAAGACTTTAGGATTAAAGTTAGTAATCTTGAAAAAAGTGGGCAAGGTATTACTTCCACTGAAGCTGCAAACAGAGTTTGGGATCAAGAAGTTTCAATCGCTTTATTGTCATCACAATTTGAAAAATTAGGATTGAGAGTAGGTGAAAAACACTTATTAGAGGTTTTAAAATCAGATCCAAATATTGGTAAAAACCCAATGTTCTTAAATGCAGCTGGAATTTTTGATGTAGTTAAATTTAAAGATTACTTCAAAGCAAATCCAGAAGCAGCACAATTTATAGCTGAAAAAGAAAAAGATGCAGAATTGAATGCAAAATTCCAAATCTATAATACTTTAATAAAATCAGGACTTTACACAACTGCTAGTGAAGGAAAATTAAAGTATGAAATGGAAGCAAACAAAGTAAGTTTTGCTTTTGCTGCAGCTCCATATTCTTCTATTAAAGATAGTGAAGTTAAAATCTCTGACTCAGAGATTGTTGACTACATGAAGAAAAATGAGAAAAAATTCAAAGCAGACGCAACTCGCGAAATTCAATATGTTTTAGTTGAAGACAAACCTTCTAAAGAAGATGAGGCTGAAATTAAAGGTAAATTAAATGCATTATTATCTGGAAGTGTTGTTTACAATGCTAAAACTGGTAAAAATGATACATTGCCTGGATTTAAAAATGCTACAAACGTTGCTGAATTTGTAAATGCAAATTCTGATGTTCCTTACGATTCTACTTATGTTCCTAAAAATGCTTTACCAGCAATTGATGCTGATAAATTATTCAGCTTGCCAGCTGGAGCAATCTACGGACCATATGTTTACGGAAAATACTATGCTATTTCTAAATCTTTAGGATTTAAAGCTGGAGTTAATGCAAAAGCAAGTCATATCTTAATTGGTTATGAAGGATCTCAAACGCCAAACCAAAAAGAAAAAAGAACTAAAGAAGAAGCTAAAGCTAAAGCTGAAGAAATTTTAGCTCAAGTACAAGCTAATCCAGATAGTTTTATGATGTTGGCTTTTACAAGTTCTGATGATTCATCTGCACAACAAGGTGGTGATTTAGGATATTTTGGTCCAAACCAAATGGTAAAACCATTTAATGATTTTGTATTCAGTAACGGAATTGGTAAAGTTGGTTTAGTAGAAACTCCTTTCGGATTTCACGTAATCAAAATTACAGATAAACAAGACGGAATTCGTTTAGCTACAATCGCTCAAAAAATCGAGCCTTCTGAAGCTACTTCAGATAAAGTATTTACATTAGCTACTAAATTTGAAATGGATGCTGCAAGCAAAGATTTTAATGCTGCTGCTAAAGAATTAGGTTTAAAAGTTGCTGCGCCAGTTGATGCTAAAGCTATGGACGAAGCGTTTGGGCCATTAGGAAACCAACGTAACATCATAAGATGGGCATTTGATAAAGAAACAAGTACTGGTGATGTTAAACGTTTTGAAATTGCAAATATCGGACACGTAATTGCACAATATAAAGGCGAAAACAAATCAGGTTTAGTATCTGTTACAATGGCAAGACCTTATGTTGAGCCAATCTTGAAAAACAAGAAAAAAGCAGAATTATTAAAAGCTAAAATGTCTGGTTCTAATCTTGATGCTATCGCAAAAGCTGTTGGAGTTGCTGTACAGCAAGCTGCAGACGTAACTTTAGATAATCCAGTTTTACCTGGAGGAGTTGGACAAGAGCCAAAAGTTGTTGGAAATGCATTTGCTTTAACAGCAAATAAAGTTTCTGCTCCAATTGAAGGAAATACTGGTGTATATGTTGTGAAAAACATTAAAACGGTTAAAGCTCCTGCAATTGCTAATCATGCTGCTTATGTTGAGAAAGTAAAAGCTCAAAGCGCAAATGATGCAACTAGAGTATTGCCAGCGTTGAAAAATAATGCTAAAATTGAAGACAACAGATTACAATTCAATTACTAA
- a CDS encoding hemolysin family protein, with protein MEISIIIICLILAAFFSGMEIAFISSNKIYLEIEKKQDDFLSRILTKLTKNPSKFIAAMLIGNNVALVIYGFFMGDLILNWIIRFGFVFSGWWNILIQTFLAAFVVLLTSEFFPKVFFQIYANSLIKVLALPAYLFYRLFYYISTFFIWIADFVLSKFFRTEGNQIQLFSRSELGNYITEQMSSVEEDEEVDSEIQIFQNALEFSAVKARDIMTPRTEIVDMDLFDSVDDLKKMFIETGYSKIIISQNSLDDIVGYVHSFDLFKKPTTIKSVLMTVEFVPETILIKDVLNLLIKKRKNVAVVLDEYGGTSGIMTIEDIVEELFGEIEDEHDLDEELVEEQIGEGKYLFSTRLDVEYLNETYKLMIPEEDSYGTLGGFIVNHTKEIPQKGDKIVIDKYHFFIKEASNKKIELVKLTIKE; from the coding sequence ATGGAAATTAGTATTATAATAATATGTTTAATACTAGCAGCCTTTTTCTCTGGAATGGAAATCGCTTTTATTTCCTCCAATAAAATTTACCTCGAAATAGAAAAGAAACAAGACGATTTCTTGTCGCGTATCTTAACTAAACTTACCAAAAACCCTTCAAAGTTTATTGCTGCAATGCTCATTGGCAACAATGTAGCTTTGGTGATTTACGGCTTTTTTATGGGTGATCTGATTCTGAATTGGATAATCCGTTTTGGTTTTGTATTCTCTGGTTGGTGGAATATTCTAATTCAGACTTTTCTTGCAGCATTTGTGGTTTTACTAACTTCAGAGTTTTTTCCGAAAGTATTTTTTCAGATTTATGCCAATTCGTTAATCAAGGTTTTGGCGCTTCCGGCATATTTATTTTACCGTCTGTTTTATTACATTTCGACTTTCTTTATTTGGATTGCAGATTTTGTATTGAGTAAATTTTTTAGAACAGAAGGAAATCAAATTCAATTATTTAGCAGAAGCGAATTGGGTAACTATATTACAGAACAAATGAGTTCGGTTGAAGAAGATGAAGAGGTGGATTCTGAAATTCAGATTTTTCAGAATGCATTAGAGTTTTCTGCTGTAAAAGCGCGTGATATCATGACGCCAAGAACAGAAATCGTAGACATGGATTTGTTTGATTCTGTAGACGATCTCAAAAAAATGTTTATTGAAACAGGATATTCTAAAATAATTATAAGCCAAAATTCTCTAGACGATATTGTCGGTTATGTGCATTCATTTGACTTGTTTAAAAAGCCTACAACAATCAAATCTGTTTTAATGACAGTAGAGTTTGTTCCAGAAACGATATTGATTAAAGATGTTCTGAATTTGCTTATAAAAAAACGAAAGAACGTTGCAGTCGTATTAGATGAATACGGAGGAACTTCTGGAATTATGACCATCGAAGATATTGTAGAAGAGCTTTTTGGAGAAATTGAAGATGAACATGATTTAGACGAAGAATTGGTGGAAGAGCAAATAGGAGAGGGCAAATATCTGTTTTCAACCCGTTTAGATGTAGAGTATCTTAACGAAACCTATAAATTGATGATTCCCGAAGAAGACTCTTACGGAACTTTAGGAGGTTTTATTGTGAATCACACGAAAGAAATACCCCAAAAAGGAGATAAAATTGTAATAGATAAGTATCATTTTTTTATAAAAGAAGCCTCAAATAAGAAAATTGAACTAGTCAAATTAACAATTAAAGAGTGA
- the lptC gene encoding LPS export ABC transporter periplasmic protein LptC, translated as MNLPKRYSLIVVTVIAVTLFFGCESNFKEVQKINFSEFVPATDADNANIKYTDSGRITGVLIARKMLDYSNLDFPFTEFPKGIDVTLYDKKQKRTFIKANYAISYKSTQIIDLIGKVVITSEAGQVLETEQLYFDQKNEWFYTERKFKLTDTKGVSFGQGIDFSKDFKIINSQRVNGEFESSEEKI; from the coding sequence ATGAATTTACCAAAGAGATATAGTCTGATAGTGGTCACAGTTATTGCTGTGACACTGTTTTTTGGGTGCGAAAGTAATTTTAAAGAAGTTCAAAAAATTAACTTCTCAGAGTTTGTTCCTGCAACCGATGCAGACAATGCCAATATTAAATACACAGACTCTGGGCGCATTACGGGTGTTTTAATTGCTCGTAAAATGCTAGATTATTCTAACCTAGATTTTCCGTTTACAGAATTTCCAAAAGGAATCGATGTAACTTTGTATGATAAAAAGCAAAAACGTACTTTTATAAAAGCGAATTATGCTATTTCGTATAAAAGCACACAAATTATCGATTTGATTGGAAAAGTGGTAATTACCTCAGAAGCAGGTCAGGTTTTAGAAACAGAACAGCTTTATTTTGATCAGAAAAACGAATGGTTTTACACCGAAAGAAAATTTAAGCTTACCGACACAAAAGGAGTTTCTTTTGGGCAGGGAATAGATTTTAGTAAAGATTTTAAAATAATTAATTCTCAGCGAGTAAACGGTGAATTTGAATCATCAGAAGAAAAAATATAA
- a CDS encoding type III pantothenate kinase, with translation MILTVDIGNTRIKAAVFEGNNALENFVFDKNELEKKIEKILKKFPNCSDLVVASVGSIEKQAFLTFENRLKVHFFTHEDVFPFQNKYATPKTLGIDRMILAGGATLQFPKQNRLVIDAGTCITYDFIDENDNYLGGAISPGLRLRYESLHNFTAKLPLLTLEAPDNYVGNSTPQAIHSGVVNGFVYEIDGFIDEYRKEFSNFIIILTGGDAEFLAKRLKNTIFANSNFLLESLNQTYQYKIDND, from the coding sequence ATGATTTTAACAGTTGATATCGGAAACACCAGAATTAAAGCAGCTGTATTTGAGGGGAATAATGCGCTTGAAAATTTTGTTTTTGACAAAAACGAGCTCGAAAAAAAAATCGAAAAAATTTTAAAAAAGTTTCCAAATTGCTCTGATTTGGTCGTAGCATCTGTAGGAAGTATAGAAAAACAAGCCTTTTTAACTTTCGAAAATCGGCTCAAAGTCCATTTTTTTACACACGAAGACGTATTTCCATTTCAGAATAAATATGCAACTCCTAAAACTTTAGGAATCGACCGAATGATTTTGGCAGGAGGAGCAACCTTGCAATTTCCAAAACAAAACAGACTTGTTATAGATGCTGGAACTTGCATAACCTACGATTTTATCGACGAAAACGACAATTATTTAGGAGGAGCAATCTCTCCTGGCCTACGTTTGCGATATGAATCTCTTCATAATTTCACGGCAAAACTGCCCTTACTGACTTTAGAAGCGCCCGATAATTATGTCGGTAACTCAACGCCACAGGCGATACATTCTGGTGTTGTCAACGGTTTCGTCTATGAGATTGACGGTTTTATCGATGAATATCGCAAGGAGTTTTCAAATTTTATCATAATTTTAACGGGAGGCGATGCAGAATTTTTGGCTAAACGATTAAAAAATACCATATTTGCCAATTCAAATTTCCTTCTAGAAAGTTTGAACCAAACATATCAATATAAAATCGACAATGATTAA